The Larus michahellis chromosome 2, bLarMic1.1, whole genome shotgun sequence genome window below encodes:
- the TP53INP1 gene encoding tumor protein p53-inducible nuclear protein 1 isoform X2: MFQRLNNMLMGEINSLSSQEPEFSEKEDDEWILVDFIDTCTNCSVEEADIAEASAADGSPVFSCLPSPLECLPEASESCFIQFESCPMEESWFITPPPCFTAGGLTTIKVETSPMENLLIEHPSMSVYAVHNTCHSLNETGCGDEEFRSPGSPRLEARNETGQRVHCYVTALATRSTFLEKNKSFRPTHWIKEHNERHYLNRNGLRRQNLTRDCHSRQIKHNGLFVHQPCQRQFNY; the protein is encoded by the exons ATGTTCCAGAGGTTAAATAACATGCTCATGGGAGAGATTAATAGCTTGTCCAGCCAAGAGCCAGAGTTCAGCGAGAAAGAAGATGACGAGTGGATTCTGGTTGACTTTATAG ACACTTGCACTAATTGCTCCGTGGAGGAAGCGGACATCGCTGAAGCATCAGCCGCGGATGGCTCGCCTGTTTTCTCCTGTTTACCGTCTCCCTTGGAATGCTTGCCGGAGGCCAGCGAGTCTTGCTTCATCCAGTTTGAGTCGTGCCCCATGGAGGAGAGCTGGTTTATCACCCCTCCCCCGTGTTTTACTGCAGGTGGATTAACCACTATCAAAGTGGAAACCAGTCCGATGGAGAACCTCCTCATAGAGCATCCCAGCATGTCTGTGTATGCTGTCCACAATACCTGTCACAGCCTTAATGAGACtgggtgtggggatgaggagttCCGCAGCCCAGGTAGTCCCAG ACTGGAGGCCCGAAATGAAACAGGACAGCGTGTTCACTGCTATGTCACAGCTCTTGCTACTCGTTCAactttcctggaaaaaaacaagagCTTTCGTCCTACCCACTGGATAAAAGAACATAATGAAAGACACTATCTCAACAGAAACGGTCTCCGTCGCCAAAACCTCACCAGGGATTGCCACTCTCGGCAAATCAAGCACAATGGACTGTTTGTTCACCAGCCTTGCCAGCGTCAGTTCAATTACTGA
- the TP53INP1 gene encoding tumor protein p53-inducible nuclear protein 1 isoform X4, producing the protein MFQRLNNMLMGEINSLSSQEPEFSEKEDDEWILVDFIDTCTNCSVEEADIAEASAADGSPVFSCLPSPLECLPEASESCFIQFESCPMEESWFITPPPCFTAGGLTTIKVETSPMENLLIEHPSMSVYAVHNTCHSLNETGCGDEEFRSPGSPRWLVEQKQTEIFHKTYSPQGKKFCCKLLLLARAKKSCLRHTGTTGGPK; encoded by the exons ATGTTCCAGAGGTTAAATAACATGCTCATGGGAGAGATTAATAGCTTGTCCAGCCAAGAGCCAGAGTTCAGCGAGAAAGAAGATGACGAGTGGATTCTGGTTGACTTTATAG ACACTTGCACTAATTGCTCCGTGGAGGAAGCGGACATCGCTGAAGCATCAGCCGCGGATGGCTCGCCTGTTTTCTCCTGTTTACCGTCTCCCTTGGAATGCTTGCCGGAGGCCAGCGAGTCTTGCTTCATCCAGTTTGAGTCGTGCCCCATGGAGGAGAGCTGGTTTATCACCCCTCCCCCGTGTTTTACTGCAGGTGGATTAACCACTATCAAAGTGGAAACCAGTCCGATGGAGAACCTCCTCATAGAGCATCCCAGCATGTCTGTGTATGCTGTCCACAATACCTGTCACAGCCTTAATGAGACtgggtgtggggatgaggagttCCGCAGCCCAGGTAGTCCCAG GTGGCTTGtggaacaaaagcaaactgaaatatTCCACAAAACTTACTCCCCTCAAGGTAAAAAGTTTTGCTGCAAACTTCTACTTTTAGCAAG GGCCAAGAAAAGCTGCTTAAGGCACACTGGCACA ACTGGAGGCCCGAAATGA
- the TP53INP1 gene encoding tumor protein p53-inducible nuclear protein 1 isoform X1, translating into MFQRLNNMLMGEINSLSSQEPEFSEKEDDEWILVDFIADTCTNCSVEEADIAEASAADGSPVFSCLPSPLECLPEASESCFIQFESCPMEESWFITPPPCFTAGGLTTIKVETSPMENLLIEHPSMSVYAVHNTCHSLNETGCGDEEFRSPGSPRLEARNETGQRVHCYVTALATRSTFLEKNKSFRPTHWIKEHNERHYLNRNGLRRQNLTRDCHSRQIKHNGLFVHQPCQRQFNY; encoded by the exons ATGTTCCAGAGGTTAAATAACATGCTCATGGGAGAGATTAATAGCTTGTCCAGCCAAGAGCCAGAGTTCAGCGAGAAAGAAGATGACGAGTGGATTCTGGTTGACTTTATAG CAGACACTTGCACTAATTGCTCCGTGGAGGAAGCGGACATCGCTGAAGCATCAGCCGCGGATGGCTCGCCTGTTTTCTCCTGTTTACCGTCTCCCTTGGAATGCTTGCCGGAGGCCAGCGAGTCTTGCTTCATCCAGTTTGAGTCGTGCCCCATGGAGGAGAGCTGGTTTATCACCCCTCCCCCGTGTTTTACTGCAGGTGGATTAACCACTATCAAAGTGGAAACCAGTCCGATGGAGAACCTCCTCATAGAGCATCCCAGCATGTCTGTGTATGCTGTCCACAATACCTGTCACAGCCTTAATGAGACtgggtgtggggatgaggagttCCGCAGCCCAGGTAGTCCCAG ACTGGAGGCCCGAAATGAAACAGGACAGCGTGTTCACTGCTATGTCACAGCTCTTGCTACTCGTTCAactttcctggaaaaaaacaagagCTTTCGTCCTACCCACTGGATAAAAGAACATAATGAAAGACACTATCTCAACAGAAACGGTCTCCGTCGCCAAAACCTCACCAGGGATTGCCACTCTCGGCAAATCAAGCACAATGGACTGTTTGTTCACCAGCCTTGCCAGCGTCAGTTCAATTACTGA
- the TP53INP1 gene encoding tumor protein p53-inducible nuclear protein 1 isoform X3 translates to MFQRLNNMLMGEINSLSSQEPEFSEKEDDEWILVDFIADTCTNCSVEEADIAEASAADGSPVFSCLPSPLECLPEASESCFIQFESCPMEESWFITPPPCFTAGGLTTIKVETSPMENLLIEHPSMSVYAVHNTCHSLNETGCGDEEFRSPGSPRWLVEQKQTEIFHKTYSPQGKKFCCKLLLLARAKKSCLRHTGTTGGPK, encoded by the exons ATGTTCCAGAGGTTAAATAACATGCTCATGGGAGAGATTAATAGCTTGTCCAGCCAAGAGCCAGAGTTCAGCGAGAAAGAAGATGACGAGTGGATTCTGGTTGACTTTATAG CAGACACTTGCACTAATTGCTCCGTGGAGGAAGCGGACATCGCTGAAGCATCAGCCGCGGATGGCTCGCCTGTTTTCTCCTGTTTACCGTCTCCCTTGGAATGCTTGCCGGAGGCCAGCGAGTCTTGCTTCATCCAGTTTGAGTCGTGCCCCATGGAGGAGAGCTGGTTTATCACCCCTCCCCCGTGTTTTACTGCAGGTGGATTAACCACTATCAAAGTGGAAACCAGTCCGATGGAGAACCTCCTCATAGAGCATCCCAGCATGTCTGTGTATGCTGTCCACAATACCTGTCACAGCCTTAATGAGACtgggtgtggggatgaggagttCCGCAGCCCAGGTAGTCCCAG GTGGCTTGtggaacaaaagcaaactgaaatatTCCACAAAACTTACTCCCCTCAAGGTAAAAAGTTTTGCTGCAAACTTCTACTTTTAGCAAG GGCCAAGAAAAGCTGCTTAAGGCACACTGGCACA ACTGGAGGCCCGAAATGA
- the TP53INP1 gene encoding tumor protein p53-inducible nuclear protein 1 isoform X5, which yields MFQRLNNMLMGEINSLSSQEPEFSEKEDDEWILVDFIADTCTNCSVEEADIAEASAADGSPVFSCLPSPLECLPEASESCFIQFESCPMEESWFITPPPCFTAGGLTTIKVETSPMENLLIEHPSMSVYAVHNTCHSLNETGCGDEEFRSPGSPRAKKSCLRHTGTTGGPK from the exons ATGTTCCAGAGGTTAAATAACATGCTCATGGGAGAGATTAATAGCTTGTCCAGCCAAGAGCCAGAGTTCAGCGAGAAAGAAGATGACGAGTGGATTCTGGTTGACTTTATAG CAGACACTTGCACTAATTGCTCCGTGGAGGAAGCGGACATCGCTGAAGCATCAGCCGCGGATGGCTCGCCTGTTTTCTCCTGTTTACCGTCTCCCTTGGAATGCTTGCCGGAGGCCAGCGAGTCTTGCTTCATCCAGTTTGAGTCGTGCCCCATGGAGGAGAGCTGGTTTATCACCCCTCCCCCGTGTTTTACTGCAGGTGGATTAACCACTATCAAAGTGGAAACCAGTCCGATGGAGAACCTCCTCATAGAGCATCCCAGCATGTCTGTGTATGCTGTCCACAATACCTGTCACAGCCTTAATGAGACtgggtgtggggatgaggagttCCGCAGCCCAGGTAGTCCCAG GGCCAAGAAAAGCTGCTTAAGGCACACTGGCACA ACTGGAGGCCCGAAATGA
- the TP53INP1 gene encoding tumor protein p53-inducible nuclear protein 1 isoform X6 produces MFQRLNNMLMGEINSLSSQEPEFSEKEDDEWILVDFIDTCTNCSVEEADIAEASAADGSPVFSCLPSPLECLPEASESCFIQFESCPMEESWFITPPPCFTAGGLTTIKVETSPMENLLIEHPSMSVYAVHNTCHSLNETGCGDEEFRSPGSPRAKKSCLRHTGTTGGPK; encoded by the exons ATGTTCCAGAGGTTAAATAACATGCTCATGGGAGAGATTAATAGCTTGTCCAGCCAAGAGCCAGAGTTCAGCGAGAAAGAAGATGACGAGTGGATTCTGGTTGACTTTATAG ACACTTGCACTAATTGCTCCGTGGAGGAAGCGGACATCGCTGAAGCATCAGCCGCGGATGGCTCGCCTGTTTTCTCCTGTTTACCGTCTCCCTTGGAATGCTTGCCGGAGGCCAGCGAGTCTTGCTTCATCCAGTTTGAGTCGTGCCCCATGGAGGAGAGCTGGTTTATCACCCCTCCCCCGTGTTTTACTGCAGGTGGATTAACCACTATCAAAGTGGAAACCAGTCCGATGGAGAACCTCCTCATAGAGCATCCCAGCATGTCTGTGTATGCTGTCCACAATACCTGTCACAGCCTTAATGAGACtgggtgtggggatgaggagttCCGCAGCCCAGGTAGTCCCAG GGCCAAGAAAAGCTGCTTAAGGCACACTGGCACA ACTGGAGGCCCGAAATGA